A section of the Kluyveromyces lactis strain NRRL Y-1140 chromosome F complete sequence genome encodes:
- a CDS encoding uncharacterized protein (no similarity), with protein sequence MAPGLTSRHFENVVIVRIQLVPPMMSQVAHCAVFNNNISDSSPISKIMTYGFNFSLLKAWNHLIQPAKMVQVRFKDN encoded by the coding sequence ATGGCTCCAGGATTAACAAGTAGACATTTCGAGAATGTAGTAATTGTAAGGATTCAACTAGTACCTCCAATGATGAGCCAAGTGGCACACTGTGCGGTGTTTAATAACAACATTTCAGACTCATCACCCATTTCAAAAATCATGACTTACGGATTTAACTTTTCACTATTGAAAGCATGGAACCATCTCATCCAACCAGCCAAAATGGTTCAAGTGAGGTTCAAAGACAATTAA
- the GCN3 gene encoding translation initiation factor eIF2B subunit alpha (highly similar to uniprot|P14741 Saccharomyces cerevisiae YKR026C GCN3 Alpha subunit of the translation initiation factor eIF2B the guanine-nucleotide exchange factor for eIF2) — protein MQEFNITQTYLKFLEEDSEMTMPIAAIEALVTMLKVKNPKTSAEMIKSTKLAIEELTTSIPNSISLRAGCDIFMRFVLKNTHLYGDWENCQQHLIENGHLFVSRAKQSRDRIAEIGIDFISDDDIILVHGFSRAVFSLLSHAAEKLIRFRCIVTESRPSGQGLQLYHLLKKKGIPVTMIVDNAVGTIIHKVNKIFVGAEGVAESGGIINLVGTYSIGVLAKNARKPFYVVSESHKFVRMFPLSSDDIPMERDPLDFSKNGIEDDEEPLSGPSVDFTSQEYITALITDLGGLTPSAVSEELIKMWYD, from the coding sequence ATGCAAGAGTTTAATATCACCCAAACttatttgaagtttttggaagaagacAGTGAAATGACTATGCCTATCGCTGCCATCGAGGCATTAGTTACCATGTTGAAAGTTAAGAATCCCAAAACATCTGCAGAGATGATCAAATCGACAAAGCTAGCTATCGAAGAGTTGACTACATCTATTCCAAACTCAATTTCGTTACGTGCAGGTTGTGATATATTTATGAGATTTGTCTTGAAGAACACACATTTGTACGGTGATTGGGAAAATTGTCAACAGCATTTGATTGAAAACGGGCATTTATTTGTCAGTAGAGCTAAACAATCAAGAGATAGAATTGCTGAGATTGGGATTGATTTCATATCcgatgatgatatcatATTAGTGCATGGATTTTCCAGAGCTGTTTTCTCTTTACTAAGTCATGCAGCAGAGAAGTTAATCAGATTTAGATGTATCGTCACTGAATCCAGACCGTCTGGCCAAGGGTTGCAACTGTATCATTTACTTAAAAAGAAGGGTATCCCAGTGACAATGATTGTAGATAATGCTGTTGGTACGATCATCCATAAGGTAAACAAGATCTTTGTGGGAGCCGAAGGTGTTGCTGAATCTGGAGGTATTATCAATCTAGTAGGAACGTATTCTATCGGTGTCTTGGCGAAGAATGCAAGGAAACCATTCTATGTGGTTAGTGAGTCGCATAAGTTCGTACGTATGTTCCCTCTTTCGTCAGATGATATTCCAATGGAAAGAGATCCATTAGATTTTAGCAAAAACGGTATagaagacgatgaagaacCATTGAGTGGGCCTTCTGTCGACTTTACAAGTCAAGAATACATCACAGCTTTGATCACTGATCTTGGAGGGTTGACACCTAGTGCTGTTTCTGAGGAGTTGATTAAGATGTGGTATGATTAA
- the RPC37 gene encoding DNA-directed RNA polymerase III subunit C37 (similar to uniprot|P36121 Saccharomyces cerevisiae YKR025W RPC37 RNA polymerase III subunit C37) codes for MSNGLFVTDEDGDTEMNGNGKLDKKLQSSEILKEDDPVVNEIPINLTVGPCPLHVLQFPNKPKRLAKNMDEHPPIAGVRYKDESSVWEIDIPLNTQVFFDKEKAAESWNNVDVQTLKGVAVSNDMLQYAGVMKQGQLYLIPVEKVAQMRPYFRYIDSHQQVKKDEDAKAKPANPTAKKNQVITMSVKSSSEANQNRLGGALLAHKVADEEEFKPLEWKDDTFESFVEEVTSEKSTVPLKPMDNDAVYLSKLF; via the coding sequence ATGTCTAATGGTTTGTTTGTTACCGATGAGGACGGTGATACTGAGATGAATGGGAACGGTAAACTCGATAAGAAGCTCCAATCATCAGAGATTCTTAAAGAAGACGATCCAGTAGTGAATGAAATACCCATTAATTTAACGGTTGGACCTTGTCCATTGCATGTGTTACAGTTTCCTAACAAACCTAAAAGACTGGCGAAGAATATGGATGAACATCCTCCAATTGCTGGTGTACGCTATAAGGATGAATCAAGCGTTTGGGAGATAGATATCCCATTGAATACACAGGTCTTCTTcgacaaagaaaaagctgCTGAGTCTTGGAACAATGTCGACGTTCAAACTTTGAAAGGTGTGGCTGTAAGCAACGACATGTTGCAATACGCAGGCGTTATGAAACAAGGACAGCTATATTTAATACCAGTAGAGAAAGTTGCCCAAATGAGACCATACTTCCGTTACATCGATTCGCATCAACAGGTTAAGAAGGACGAGGATGCCAAGGCGAAACCTGCGAATCCAACTGCCAAGAAAAACCAGGTAATAACAATGTCAGTGAAGAGTAGCAGCGAAGCGAATCAAAATAGACTAGGAGGTGCATTGCTAGCTCATAAGGTAGCAGACGAAGAGGAATTCAAACCTTTGGAATGGAAGGACGATACTTTCGAATCGTTTGTAGAAGAAGTTACAAGTGAAAAAAGTACTGTACCATTAAAACCAATGGACAACGACGCTGTGTATCTATCAAAACTATTTTAA